The Corvus moneduloides isolate bCorMon1 chromosome 18, bCorMon1.pri, whole genome shotgun sequence genome window below encodes:
- the P2RX4 gene encoding P2X purinoceptor 4 isoform X4 produces the protein MALCGAFHSFLFEYDTPRIVLIRSRKVGLVNRGVQLGILAYVIGWVFLWEKGYQETDSVVSSVTTKVKGVTRTNTSTLGTRIWDVADYVIPPQGENTVFVMTNVILTLNQSQGHCPELPDDQTECTVNNSCVPGYVSTHSSGIQTGKCIPYNSSINTCEVFAWCPLEDDSHIPKPAFLREAENFTLLVKNNIWYRKFNFSKRNILPTINSTYLKNCIYDAQTDPFCPIFRLGKIVEAAGQDFQEMAVEGGVMALQINWDCNLDRAASHCVPKYSFRRLDNKDSAHTVSPGYNFRPWYSPLPILPLFFHPLLCFLLA, from the exons CCACAGCTTCCTCTTCGAGTACGACACCCCGCGCATCGTGCTGATCCGAAGCCGCAAAGTGGGGCTCGTAAACCGCGGGGTGCAGCTCGGCATCCTCGCCTATGTGATCGG GTGGgtttttctgtgggaaaagggCTACCAGGAAACAGACTCCGTGGTCAGTTCTGTAACCACAAAGGTGAAAGGAGTAACACGGACAAACACATCCACCTTGGGAACCAGGATCTGGGATGTAGCTGACTATGTCATCCCTCCCCAG GGTGAGAACACCGTGTTTGTCATGACCAATGTGATACTCACACTGAACCAGAGCCAAGGCCACTGCCCAGAG ctcccagaCGATCAAACAGAGTGCACGGTGAACAACAGCTGTGTTCCAGGATACGTCAGCACCCACAGCAGTG GCATCCAGACTGGGAAGTGTATTCCATACAACAGCAGCATTAACACCTGTGAAGTCTTTGCATGGTGCCCCTTGGAGGATGACAGTCACATACCCAA GCCAGCGTTCCTGCGAGAAGCTGAGAACTTCACCCTTCTGGTGAAGAACAACATTTGGTACCGCAAGTTCAACTTCAGCAA GCGAAACATCCTCCCCACTATCAACTCCACCTACCTCAAGAACTGCATCTACGATGCCCAGACAGATCCCTTCTGCCCTATCTTCCGTTTAGGGAAAATAGTTGAAGCTGCAGGGCAGGACTTCCAGGAAATGGCTGTGGAG GGTGGAGTCATGGCACTGCAGATCAACTGGGACTGCAACCTggacagagctgcttcccactgTGTGCCAAAATATTCCTTCCGGCGCCTCGACAACAAGGATTCTGCCCACACCGTCTCACCTGGCTACAACTTCAG ACCGTGGTACAGCCCCTTACCaatccttcctcttttcttccaccctcttctctgcttcctcctggcTTAG
- the P2RX4 gene encoding P2X purinoceptor 4 isoform X2, translated as MALCGAFHSFLFEYDTPRIVLIRSRKVGLVNRGVQLGILAYVIGWVFLWEKGYQETDSVVSSVTTKVKGVTRTNTSTLGTRIWDVADYVIPPQGENTVFVMTNVILTLNQSQGHCPELPDDQTECTVNNSCVPGYVSTHSSGIQTGKCIPYNSSINTCEVFAWCPLEDDSHIPKPAFLREAENFTLLVKNNIWYRKFNFSKRNILPTINSTYLKNCIYDAQTDPFCPIFRLGKIVEAAGQDFQEMAVEGGVMALQINWDCNLDRAASHCVPKYSFRRLDNKDSAHTVSPGYNFRFAKYYKNSDGTESRTLVKAYGIRFDIIVFGKAGKFDVIPTMINIGSGLALFGVATVLCDIVVLYCMKKRYYYREKKYKYVEDHELGVGETYGTNS; from the exons CCACAGCTTCCTCTTCGAGTACGACACCCCGCGCATCGTGCTGATCCGAAGCCGCAAAGTGGGGCTCGTAAACCGCGGGGTGCAGCTCGGCATCCTCGCCTATGTGATCGG GTGGgtttttctgtgggaaaagggCTACCAGGAAACAGACTCCGTGGTCAGTTCTGTAACCACAAAGGTGAAAGGAGTAACACGGACAAACACATCCACCTTGGGAACCAGGATCTGGGATGTAGCTGACTATGTCATCCCTCCCCAG GGTGAGAACACCGTGTTTGTCATGACCAATGTGATACTCACACTGAACCAGAGCCAAGGCCACTGCCCAGAG ctcccagaCGATCAAACAGAGTGCACGGTGAACAACAGCTGTGTTCCAGGATACGTCAGCACCCACAGCAGTG GCATCCAGACTGGGAAGTGTATTCCATACAACAGCAGCATTAACACCTGTGAAGTCTTTGCATGGTGCCCCTTGGAGGATGACAGTCACATACCCAA GCCAGCGTTCCTGCGAGAAGCTGAGAACTTCACCCTTCTGGTGAAGAACAACATTTGGTACCGCAAGTTCAACTTCAGCAA GCGAAACATCCTCCCCACTATCAACTCCACCTACCTCAAGAACTGCATCTACGATGCCCAGACAGATCCCTTCTGCCCTATCTTCCGTTTAGGGAAAATAGTTGAAGCTGCAGGGCAGGACTTCCAGGAAATGGCTGTGGAG GGTGGAGTCATGGCACTGCAGATCAACTGGGACTGCAACCTggacagagctgcttcccactgTGTGCCAAAATATTCCTTCCGGCGCCTCGACAACAAGGATTCTGCCCACACCGTCTCACCTGGCTACAACTTCAG GTTTGCAAAATACTACAAGAACAGTGATGGCACTGAATCACGGACACTTGTCAAAGCTTATGGCATCCGCTTTGATATCATAGTGTTTGGAAAG GCAGGAAAATTTGATGTAATTCCTACCATGATTAACATCGGCTCTGGCTTAGCACTGTTTGGTGTG GCAACAGTGCTGTGTGACATTGTTGTTCTGTATTGCATGAAGAAGAGATACTACTATCGggagaagaaatacaaatatgtGGAGGATCATGAACTG GGAGTTGGTGAGACATACGGAACAAACTCCTGA
- the P2RX4 gene encoding P2X purinoceptor 4 isoform X3: MALCGAFHSFLFEYDTPRIVLIRSRKVGLVNRGVQLGILAYVIGWVFLWEKGYQETDSVVSSVTTKVKGVTRTNTSTLGTRIWDVADYVIPPQGENTVFVMTNVILTLNQSQGHCPELPDDQTECTVNNSCVPGYVSTHSSGIQTGKCIPYNSSINTCEVFAWCPLEDDSHIPKPAFLREAENFTLLVKNNIWYRKFNFSKRNILPTINSTYLKNCIYDAQTDPFCPIFRLGKIVEAAGQDFQEMAVEGGVMALQINWDCNLDRAASHCVPKYSFRRLDNKDSAHTVSPGYNFSQPRGGVSLISLICSRSFSLLIACG; the protein is encoded by the exons CCACAGCTTCCTCTTCGAGTACGACACCCCGCGCATCGTGCTGATCCGAAGCCGCAAAGTGGGGCTCGTAAACCGCGGGGTGCAGCTCGGCATCCTCGCCTATGTGATCGG GTGGgtttttctgtgggaaaagggCTACCAGGAAACAGACTCCGTGGTCAGTTCTGTAACCACAAAGGTGAAAGGAGTAACACGGACAAACACATCCACCTTGGGAACCAGGATCTGGGATGTAGCTGACTATGTCATCCCTCCCCAG GGTGAGAACACCGTGTTTGTCATGACCAATGTGATACTCACACTGAACCAGAGCCAAGGCCACTGCCCAGAG ctcccagaCGATCAAACAGAGTGCACGGTGAACAACAGCTGTGTTCCAGGATACGTCAGCACCCACAGCAGTG GCATCCAGACTGGGAAGTGTATTCCATACAACAGCAGCATTAACACCTGTGAAGTCTTTGCATGGTGCCCCTTGGAGGATGACAGTCACATACCCAA GCCAGCGTTCCTGCGAGAAGCTGAGAACTTCACCCTTCTGGTGAAGAACAACATTTGGTACCGCAAGTTCAACTTCAGCAA GCGAAACATCCTCCCCACTATCAACTCCACCTACCTCAAGAACTGCATCTACGATGCCCAGACAGATCCCTTCTGCCCTATCTTCCGTTTAGGGAAAATAGTTGAAGCTGCAGGGCAGGACTTCCAGGAAATGGCTGTGGAG GGTGGAGTCATGGCACTGCAGATCAACTGGGACTGCAACCTggacagagctgcttcccactgTGTGCCAAAATATTCCTTCCGGCGCCTCGACAACAAGGATTCTGCCCACACCGTCTCACCTGGCTACAACTTCAG TCAACCACGTGGTGGAGTAAGTCTGATCTCACTTATTTGTTCTCGTTCCTTTTCCCTGTTGATTGCCTGCGGGTGA
- the P2RX4 gene encoding P2X purinoceptor 4 isoform X1 → MALCGAFHSFLFEYDTPRIVLIRSRKVGLVNRGVQLGILAYVIGWVFLWEKGYQETDSVVSSVTTKVKGVTRTNTSTLGTRIWDVADYVIPPQGENTVFVMTNVILTLNQSQGHCPELPDDQTECTVNNSCVPGYVSTHSSGIQTGKCIPYNSSINTCEVFAWCPLEDDSHIPKPAFLREAENFTLLVKNNIWYRKFNFSKRNILPTINSTYLKNCIYDAQTDPFCPIFRLGKIVEAAGQDFQEMAVEGGVMALQINWDCNLDRAASHCVPKYSFRRLDNKDSAHTVSPGYNFRFAKYYKNSDGTESRTLVKAYGIRFDIIVFGKAGKFDVIPTMINIGSGLALFGVATVLCDIVVLYCMKKRYYYREKKYKYVEDHELVSINKGRVKAKLLPPLTPQRF, encoded by the exons CCACAGCTTCCTCTTCGAGTACGACACCCCGCGCATCGTGCTGATCCGAAGCCGCAAAGTGGGGCTCGTAAACCGCGGGGTGCAGCTCGGCATCCTCGCCTATGTGATCGG GTGGgtttttctgtgggaaaagggCTACCAGGAAACAGACTCCGTGGTCAGTTCTGTAACCACAAAGGTGAAAGGAGTAACACGGACAAACACATCCACCTTGGGAACCAGGATCTGGGATGTAGCTGACTATGTCATCCCTCCCCAG GGTGAGAACACCGTGTTTGTCATGACCAATGTGATACTCACACTGAACCAGAGCCAAGGCCACTGCCCAGAG ctcccagaCGATCAAACAGAGTGCACGGTGAACAACAGCTGTGTTCCAGGATACGTCAGCACCCACAGCAGTG GCATCCAGACTGGGAAGTGTATTCCATACAACAGCAGCATTAACACCTGTGAAGTCTTTGCATGGTGCCCCTTGGAGGATGACAGTCACATACCCAA GCCAGCGTTCCTGCGAGAAGCTGAGAACTTCACCCTTCTGGTGAAGAACAACATTTGGTACCGCAAGTTCAACTTCAGCAA GCGAAACATCCTCCCCACTATCAACTCCACCTACCTCAAGAACTGCATCTACGATGCCCAGACAGATCCCTTCTGCCCTATCTTCCGTTTAGGGAAAATAGTTGAAGCTGCAGGGCAGGACTTCCAGGAAATGGCTGTGGAG GGTGGAGTCATGGCACTGCAGATCAACTGGGACTGCAACCTggacagagctgcttcccactgTGTGCCAAAATATTCCTTCCGGCGCCTCGACAACAAGGATTCTGCCCACACCGTCTCACCTGGCTACAACTTCAG GTTTGCAAAATACTACAAGAACAGTGATGGCACTGAATCACGGACACTTGTCAAAGCTTATGGCATCCGCTTTGATATCATAGTGTTTGGAAAG GCAGGAAAATTTGATGTAATTCCTACCATGATTAACATCGGCTCTGGCTTAGCACTGTTTGGTGTG GCAACAGTGCTGTGTGACATTGTTGTTCTGTATTGCATGAAGAAGAGATACTACTATCGggagaagaaatacaaatatgtGGAGGATCATGAACTGGTAAGCATCAACAAAGGCAGGGTAAAGGCAAAATTGCTTCCTCCTCTGACTCCACAGCGATTCTGA